The Variovorax sp. S12S4 genome includes the window TTTCCGGCGCGCCACCCCGTCGCGGGTCGACCGATGGTTCCGGCGGCTGCAGCTGGTTTCGGCCGGGGCCTACAGCCTGGGCCACGGCGGCAACGATGCGCAGAAGACCATCGGCATCATCTGGATGCTGCTGATTGCCACCGGCTATGCCACGGCCGGCGATGCGGCGCCGCCCAACTGGGTCATCGTGAGCTGCTACGCCGCCATTGCCCTGGGCACCATGTTCGGCGGCTGGCGCATCGTGAAGACCATGGGCCAGAAGATCACCAAGCTCAAGCCCGTGGGCGGCTTCTGCGCCGAAACCGGCGGTGCGCTCACGCTGTTCCTGGCCACCGCGCTGGGCATTCCGGTGTCGACCACGCACACCATCACCGGCGCGATCGTCGGCGTGGGTTCCGCGCAGCGCGCGAGCGCCGTGCGTTGGGGCGTGGCGGGCAACATCGTCTGGGCCTGGATCTTCACGATTCCGGCGTCGGCTTTCGTGGCCGCAATCGCTTACTGGCTCAGCCTGCAGATTTTCTGAGGCCGGCAGAGCTGGCGCGCGCCAGCTACTGCGAAATTTTCCGGCCTTCTTCGACCTGGTGTTCGAAGTAGCGCTGAAAGCTGAACACGATGCTGGCCATGAGCACGGTGCTGCCGAAGAAGAGCGCAAGCACCACCGCGCCGATGGTGGCCCAGCTCGTGCGGCCCGGCTCGGCATCCGGCGGCGCGCCGGCGTTGAAGCGGGCGTTCCACTTCTCGGGCGTCATGAGGCCATAGATGATGGCCATCAACGC containing:
- a CDS encoding TM2 domain-containing protein, coding for MKNKTVAAWLSFLGGPLGLHRFYLRGMGDWLGWLLPIPTALGLYGMERVRMYGVDDGWSWVLIPLLGFTIAGCALMAIIYGLMTPEKWNARFNAGAPPDAEPGRTSWATIGAVVLALFFGSTVLMASIVFSFQRYFEHQVEEGRKISQ
- a CDS encoding inorganic phosphate transporter, whose protein sequence is MATVQVALWVVILLVALAIAFDFMNGFHDAANSIATVVSTGVLKPGHAVLFAAFFNLIAIFIFHLSVAATVGKGIAQPGVVDVHVVFGALIGAISWNLVTWYYGIPSSSSHALIGGIVGAVIAKTGASGLVATGIWKTVAFIFVSPFLGFVLGSMMMVVVAWGFRRATPSRVDRWFRRLQLVSAGAYSLGHGGNDAQKTIGIIWMLLIATGYATAGDAAPPNWVIVSCYAAIALGTMFGGWRIVKTMGQKITKLKPVGGFCAETGGALTLFLATALGIPVSTTHTITGAIVGVGSAQRASAVRWGVAGNIVWAWIFTIPASAFVAAIAYWLSLQIF